TGGTGTAGAAATCCTCTTTGCCAGCCATACTAGCGCCTTTTTCCCCCGCGCGGTCCCCGGGCGCCCGATTTCGGCAGCACCAGGTGCACCAGCCCGTCGGCAAGCCTCATCCGCGCCTTCTCCGTCTCCGCCGCCTCGGGAAGCTCGAAGCGGCGCAGGAACCTGCCGCGCTGCCCTTCCAGCCTCTGGTAGTTCTCGTCCTCGCAGCAGGTGTCGAAGCGCCGCTCCCCCCGGATGGTGAGAGTCCGCCCGGAAAACTCGAGCCGGATGTCCTCGAGCTCCACGCCCGGGATTTCGGCGCACAGGACGTACTCGCCGGCGGTCTCGTAGAAATCGGTGGGGGGCACCCAGGTGACGACCTCTTCCTTCATGATCGATCCCCGGCGGGCGGCCGGAAGAACGCCGGCCGCCCGCGTCGTCGAGACTAGGACTTCTCGTTCTTGTCCATATCGACATATTCCGCGTCGATGACATCATCTTCCTTCTTGCCCGGGCCGGCCGCATCCCCGCCAGCGGAGCCCCCCGCGTCGGGCGGCTGCTGTCCGGCCGTCTTCTGGTACATCGCCTCCGCCAGCCGGTGCGACGCCTGGGTCAGCTCCTCGGCCGCCGCGTTCATCTCGGCCGCCTCGGCCGCGCCCTCGAGCGCCGTCCTGGCCTTGCCGAGCGCCGCGTCCAGGGTCGAGGCGTCCGCCTCGGAGATCTTGTCGCGGTTTTCCGCCAGCAGCTTCTCGGTGTTGTAGATCAGGCTGTCGAGCCGGTTCTTGGCCTCGATCTTGTCCCGGTTCTTCTGGTCCTCCTCGGCGTGGGACTGCGCGTCCTGCTGCATGCGCTCGATCTCTTCCTTGCTGAGGCCGCTCGAGGCGGTGATGGTGATCTTCTGCTCCTTGCTCGTGGCCATGTCCTTGGCGGAAACGTTCACGATCCCGTTGGCGTCGATGTCGAAGGTGACCTCGATCTGCGGGACGCCGCGCGGGGCCGAGGGGATCCCCACCAGGTGGAACTTGCCCAGGGTGCGGTTGTCGCGTGCCATGGCCCGTTCCCCCTGCAGGACGTGGATTTCGACCGACGTCTGGCTGTCGGCCGCCGTGCTGAAGATCTCCGACTTGCGGGTGGGGATGGTGGTGTTCTTTTCGATCAGCTTGGTGAACACCCCCCCGAGGGTCTCGATGCCGAGAGAGAGCGGCGTCACGTCGAGAAGCAGGAGGTCCTTGACGTCCCCGGCGAGCACCCCCGCCTGGATCGCCGCCCCCACCGCCACGACCTCGTCCGGGTTCACCCCCTTGTGCGGGTCCTTGCCGAACATGTCCTTCACCAGCTTCTGCACCCGCGGGATCCGGGTCGAGCCCCCCACGAGGACCACCTCGTCGATGTCCCCCGGTTTGAGGCCGGCGTCGGAAAGCGCCTGCTTGAGCGGGGCGATGGTGCGCTGCAGGATGTCTTCCACCATCTGCTCGAATTTGGCCCGCGTCAGCTTCATGTTCAGGTGCTTCGGCCCGGAGGCGTCGGCGGTGACGAAGGGGAGGCTGATCTCGGTTTCCATCACCGAGGAGAGCTCCATCTTGGCCTTTTCCGCCGCCTCGCGCAGCCGCTGCAGCGCCATCTTGTCCTTGGAGAGGTCGATCCCCTGGTCCTTCTTGAACTCCTCGATGATCCAGTCCATCAGGCGCTGGTCGATGTTGTCGCCCCCGAGATGGGTGTCGCCGTTGGTCGACTTGACCTCCACGACCCCCTCGCCGACCTCCAGGATGGAGATGTCGAACGTCCCGCCCCCGAAATCGTAGACGGCGATCGTCTCGTCCTTCTTCTTGTCCAGACCGTAGGCCAGGGCCGCGGCCGTGGGCTCGTTGACGATGCGGACCACCTCCATCCCCGCGATCCGGCCCGCGTCCTTCGTCGCCTGGCGCTGGCTGTCATTGAAGTAGGCGGGGACGGTGATGACGGCCTTTTCCACCTTCTCCCCCAGGTATTCCTCGGCCGCCTGG
This DNA window, taken from Acidobacteriota bacterium, encodes the following:
- a CDS encoding Hsp20/alpha crystallin family protein, yielding MKEEVVTWVPPTDFYETAGEYVLCAEIPGVELEDIRLEFSGRTLTIRGERRFDTCCEDENYQRLEGQRGRFLRRFELPEAAETEKARMRLADGLVHLVLPKSGARGPRGGKRR
- the dnaK gene encoding molecular chaperone DnaK, translating into MGKIIGIDLGTTNSVVAVMEGGEPKVITNPEGGRLTPSVVAMGKNSERFVGQVARRQAVTNPENTIFSIKRFMGRKLAEVDEEAKLVPYKVSGGPNGDVQVKMGDKTYNPPEVSAMILQKMRQAAEEYLGEKVEKAVITVPAYFNDSQRQATKDAGRIAGMEVVRIVNEPTAAALAYGLDKKKDETIAVYDFGGGTFDISILEVGEGVVEVKSTNGDTHLGGDNIDQRLMDWIIEEFKKDQGIDLSKDKMALQRLREAAEKAKMELSSVMETEISLPFVTADASGPKHLNMKLTRAKFEQMVEDILQRTIAPLKQALSDAGLKPGDIDEVVLVGGSTRIPRVQKLVKDMFGKDPHKGVNPDEVVAVGAAIQAGVLAGDVKDLLLLDVTPLSLGIETLGGVFTKLIEKNTTIPTRKSEIFSTAADSQTSVEIHVLQGERAMARDNRTLGKFHLVGIPSAPRGVPQIEVTFDIDANGIVNVSAKDMATSKEQKITITASSGLSKEEIERMQQDAQSHAEEDQKNRDKIEAKNRLDSLIYNTEKLLAENRDKISEADASTLDAALGKARTALEGAAEAAEMNAAAEELTQASHRLAEAMYQKTAGQQPPDAGGSAGGDAAGPGKKEDDVIDAEYVDMDKNEKS